From Juglans regia cultivar Chandler chromosome 6, Walnut 2.0, whole genome shotgun sequence, the proteins below share one genomic window:
- the LOC108981138 gene encoding probable leucine-rich repeat receptor-like protein kinase At5g49770, with translation MCRKSIGMKLQLLFLALLLSGVHFIDSLTDPQDVAVLNALKAVWKNTPPSWGHSDDPCGLSTWEGVACNNISRVTALKLSTMGLEGKIEGDIGGLTELTSLDLSFNPRLTGSLSPRLGDLKKLNFLILAGCSFTGDIPDELGNLSDLLFLALNSNNLTGKIPPSFGNFAKLFWLDIAENMLTGPLPISTSMGAPGLDLLLKARHFHFNKNKLSGPIPAKLFSSNMSLIHILFDGNQLSGSIPPTLGLVKTLEVLRLDRNALTGSVPDLSNLTNIIELNFAQNKLTGALPDLTQMMKLNYLDLSNNSFDPSEAPTWFLTLSSLTTLVMEYGLLQGSVPRELFSLPQLQQVKLRNNKFSDTLDMGLHEKISPQLKLVDLENNDISLVTVGTKYHNSLILKGNPVCNKDTILDSTYCQQNKKPTASYSTSLANCESTSCPPGQNCNPRNCECAYPYKGTLYVGGSLFRELSNATVFNLLEHSLWVNLSLLPRSVSILSTGFNVDDYLQVQLAFFPSTGKYFNRSEIQRIGFLMTTQQYRLPLQFGAYFFIADPYAFPAKHGGTSIDTRVIIVIAITCCVILVLGLLGVGTYAVRQKRRAEAAIGFRNPFAYWKSSGNDRSGAAPQLKGARLFSYDELRKCTNNFAERNEIGSGAYGKVYKGLLSDGLVNVAIKRAQQGSTQGLLEFKTEIELLSRVHHKNLVGLVGFCIEQGEQMLVYEFMPNGTIRDSLSGKSGIYLDWNRRLYVALGSARGLAYLHEHANPPIIHRDIKSTNILLDENLTAKVADFGLSKLVSDDLKGHVSTQVKGTMGYLDPEYYQTQQLTEKSDVYSFGVFMLELLTSKRLIERRRNIVHQVRTTMNKDDEEYYGLWDMIDSSIRDTPNLTGLGQFLEITMQCIEDSPEDRPTMSEVVKAVETILQNDGMA, from the exons atgtGCAGGAAGTCGATCGGCATGAAGTTGCAGCTGCTCTTTCTGGCTTTGCTTCTTTCAGGAGTTCACTTCATCGACTCACTTACTGATCCTCAAGATG TTGCAGTACTCAACGCCCTGAAAGCCGTGTGGAAAAACACACCACCAAGTTGGGGGCATTCAGATGATCCATGTGGATTATCCACTTGGGAAGGAGTTGCTTGCAACAATATTTCTAGGGTTACTGCCTT GAAATTATCAACGATGGGCCTAGAAGGGAAGATTGAAGGTGACATTGGGGGACTCACTGAATTGACATCCCT GGACCTATCATTTAACCCTAGGCTCACAGGTTCCCTTTCTCCACGGCTTGGGGATTTGAAGAAGCTAAATTTCCT AATCCTAGCTGGTTGCAGCTTCACTGGTGATATTCCAGATGAATTGGGAAATCTTTCAGATCTCCTCTTCTT GGCTCTCAATTCAAACAACTTAACTGGAAAGATACCTCCATCTTTCGGTAACTTCGCCAAACTCTTTTGGCTAGACATCGCGGAGAATATGTTGACAGGACCTCTCCCGATATCAACCTCGATGGGGGCCCCAGGCTTAGACCTACTTTTGAAGGCTAGACACTT CCATTTCAATAAGAACAAGCTTTCAGGTCCCATTCCAGCCAAACTATTCAGCTCTAATATGAGTTTGATACACAT ATTATTTGATGGAAATCAACTTTCTGGAAGTATCCCACCAACATTAGGACTTGTAAAAACTCTTGAAGTTCT TCGACTTGACAGAAATGCTCTGACAGGAAGTGTCCCAGATCTCAGCAACCTAACAAATATCATTGAATT GAATTTTGCTCAAAATAAATTGACGGGGGCTTTACCAGACTTGACTCAAATGATGAAACTCAATTACTT GGACCTTAGTAATAACTCATTTGACCCATCAGAAGCTCCAACGTGGTTCTTAACCTTATCATCACTCACCACACT GGTTATGGAATATGGGTTACTTCAAGGTTCCGTACCACGAGAATTGTTTAGCCTTCCACAATTGCAGCAAGT GAAATTGAGAAACAACAAATTTAGTGACACATTGGACATGGGTTTGCATGAAAAGATCAGCCCACAACTGAAGCTTGTTGATTTAGAAAACAACGACATTTCTCTTGTAACAGTGGGCACTAAATACCATAATTCCTTAAT ACTAAAAGGAAACCCAGTGTGTAACAAAGATACTATCTTGGATAGTACTTACTGCcagcaaaataaaaaacccaCAGCGTCCTATTCTACTAGCCTGGCTAATTGTGAAAGCACATCATGTCCTCCTGGTCAAAATTGCAACCCTCGCAATTGTGAATGCGCCTATCCATATAAAGGGACATTATACGTTGGAGGATCACTTTTCAGGGAATTGTCCAATGCAACTGTGTTTAATTTACTGGAACATAGCTTGTGGGTGAACCTGAGTCTCCTTCCACGTTCAGTTTCTATTCTAAGTACCGGATTCAATGTTGATGACTATCTTCAAGTGCAACTGGCATTCTTTCCCTCAACCGGAAAATACTTTAATCGATCAGAGATTCAGAGAATTGGGTTCCTCATGACTACTCAACAATATAGGCTACCTCTACAATTTGGAGCCTATTTTTTTATTGCAGACCCTTATGCTTTCCCAG CCAAACATGGAGGAACTTCTATTGACACTCGTGTAATAATTGTGATAGCAATTACTTGTTGTGTCATTTTGGTTCTGGGACTCCTGGGAGTAGGGAC ATATGCAGTTCGACAAAAGAGACGTGCAGAAGCTGCCATTGGATTTAGGAACCCGTttg CTTATTGGAAATCAAGTGGCAATGATAGAAGTGGGGCAGCACCACAATTAAAAGGTGCAAGATTGTTCTCTTATGATGAACTCCGAAAGTGCACAAATAATTTCGCCGAGAGAAATGAGATAGGTTCTGGAGCATATGGCAAG GTTTATAAGGGGTTGCTTTCCGATGGACTAGTTAATGTTGCTATCAAAAGAGCTCAGCAAGGATCAACGCAGGGTTTACTTGAGTTCAAGACTGAAATTGAATTGCTTTCCCGAGTTCATCACAAGAATCTTGTTGGCCTTGTGGGTTTTTGCATTGAACAAGGAGAGCAGATGCTGGTTTACGAATTTATGCCTAATGGAACAATTAGAGATAGCTTatcag GGAAATCTGGCATTTATCTTGATTGGAACAGAAGACTTTACGTTGCTCTTGGTTCAGCCAGAGGACTAGCTTACCTACATGAGCATGCCAATCCTCCTATTATCCATAGAGATATTAAGTCCACGAATATTCTGTTGGATGAAAATTTGACTGCAAAGGTTGCAGATTTTGGCTTGTCTAAGCTAGTATCAGATGATTTGAAAGGCCACGTTTCAACTCAAGTCAAAGGCACGATG GGTTATCTGGATCCTGAATATTATCAGACTCAGCAATTAACTGAGAAGAGTGATGTTTATAGCTTTGGAGTGTTTATGCTTGAATTGCTAACATCCAAGCGACTGATTGAGAGGAGAAGGAACATCGTCCATCAGGTGAGAACAACGATGAACAAGGACGATGAAGAGTACTATGGTTTGTGGGATATGATTGATTCATCCATTAGAGACACACCAAATCTTACAGGGCTTGGACAATTCTTAGAAATTACTATGCAATGCATTGAAGATTCGCCTGAAGATCGTCCAACAATGAGTGAAGTGGTAAAGGCAGTTGAAACAATATTACAAAATGATGGGATGGCTTAA